In a genomic window of Roseiflexus castenholzii DSM 13941:
- the prmC gene encoding peptide chain release factor N(5)-glutamine methyltransferase has translation MTPPNAQATLAQALASAVEALREVSSTPRLDAEILLAHTLGWSRARVLARLQETIPDDALQTFRALVERRAAREPVAYLTGRKEFYGLEFVVDRRVLVPRPETEALVDAALEWARQHYSPHDTLLIADIGTGSGCIAIVLARHLPNAVVYATDLSPDALAVARQNAELHGVAERITLLCGDLLAPLPQAVDLAVSNPPYTILNEIDAGVRLHEPHLALDGGSDGLAVYRRLLATAPQALRPGGALMLEIGATQAEAVTALARQAFPAAAVHMLRDLAGWDRVVVVNVER, from the coding sequence GTGACGCCTCCCAATGCGCAGGCAACCCTGGCTCAGGCGCTTGCTTCGGCGGTCGAGGCGCTGCGGGAAGTAAGCAGCACGCCGCGTCTGGATGCCGAAATCCTTCTGGCGCATACGCTCGGCTGGTCACGCGCTCGTGTTCTTGCGCGGCTTCAGGAAACTATTCCCGATGATGCCCTTCAGACGTTTCGCGCGCTGGTAGAGCGCCGCGCGGCGCGTGAACCGGTCGCCTATCTGACCGGGCGCAAAGAGTTCTATGGGCTGGAGTTCGTTGTTGATCGGCGCGTGCTCGTGCCGCGCCCCGAAACCGAAGCGCTGGTCGATGCCGCGCTCGAATGGGCGCGGCAGCATTATTCTCCGCACGATACGCTGCTGATCGCCGATATTGGAACCGGCAGCGGGTGCATCGCCATTGTGCTGGCGCGACACCTGCCCAATGCCGTGGTCTACGCTACCGACCTGTCTCCCGATGCGCTGGCAGTCGCGCGGCAAAACGCCGAATTGCACGGCGTTGCTGAACGTATCACGCTGCTCTGCGGCGATCTGCTGGCGCCACTGCCACAAGCGGTCGATCTGGCAGTCAGCAATCCTCCATACACGATCCTCAACGAGATTGACGCTGGCGTGCGGTTGCACGAACCGCATCTGGCGCTCGACGGCGGCAGCGACGGTCTTGCCGTCTATCGTCGCCTGCTGGCAACGGCGCCACAGGCGCTGCGCCCCGGTGGTGCGTTGATGCTGGAGATCGGCGCAACCCAGGCGGAGGCGGTGACGGCGCTGGCGCGCCAGGCATTCCCGGCTGCGGCAGTGCATATGTTGCGCGATCTGGCCGGGTGGGATCGAGTGGTGGTGGTGAACGTTGAACGTTGA
- a CDS encoding very short patch repair endonuclease yields MPDVFQPEERSRIMAKVRGENTSPERLVRSLAHRMGYRFRLHCKDLPGKPDIVLPRHKKVIFVHGCFWHQHEGCPHAARPTSNIEYWNRKLDRNMVRDRENLHKLAYLGWNVLIVWECETRDRDKLLEKLKGFLLS; encoded by the coding sequence ATGCCGGATGTCTTTCAACCAGAAGAGCGCAGTCGCATTATGGCGAAGGTTCGCGGCGAAAACACCTCGCCGGAACGCCTGGTGCGCTCGCTGGCACATCGAATGGGGTATCGGTTTCGCCTTCATTGCAAGGATTTACCCGGCAAGCCTGATATTGTTTTGCCGCGCCATAAGAAGGTCATCTTTGTGCACGGCTGCTTCTGGCATCAGCATGAAGGGTGTCCCCACGCCGCGCGACCGACGAGTAATATCGAGTACTGGAACCGGAAACTTGATCGCAATATGGTCCGTGACCGCGAAAACCTGCACAAACTCGCATATCTTGGCTGGAATGTGCTGATCGTTTGGGAATGCGAAACGCGCGACCGCGACAAACTGCTCGAAAAACTGAAAGGGTTCCTCTTGTCCTGA
- a CDS encoding 6-phospho-beta-glucosidase gives MNIVVIGGGSTYTPELINGLITRSATLHVRTVWLVDPDEERLHIVGSFVQRMVRHAGAGFQVELTTERRRALEGADYVITQFRVGGQQARHNDELLGRRHHLVGQETTGVGGFAKALRTIPIVLDVARDMRANAPQAILLNFTNPAGIVTEAVARHGGVPVIGLCNNAINAQRGIARMCDVPPEQVFIEQVGLNHLNWIRRVTINGEDATNAVIAAYVERLRHDDDPLRFPPRLIHILRAIPSSYLRYFYLTPQIIARQNSGEPTRAEVVMEVERRLLARYADPTLREMPPELMERGGAYYSTAAAALIESLYTDDNAIHVVNTRNNGAIPNLADDVVVEMPCAVGKCGATPIPVAPLEPAFHGLTCQVKAYELLTVQAAVEGNEEAAMLALLANPLGPDAAHVEAVWEDIKRTNRGLLPTFER, from the coding sequence GTGAATATCGTTGTCATTGGCGGCGGCAGCACCTATACCCCCGAACTCATCAACGGTCTGATCACCCGGAGTGCAACCCTGCACGTGCGCACGGTCTGGCTTGTCGATCCCGACGAGGAGCGCCTGCACATCGTTGGTTCATTTGTGCAGCGCATGGTTCGTCACGCCGGCGCAGGATTTCAAGTGGAGTTGACCACGGAACGACGCCGGGCGCTCGAAGGCGCCGATTATGTCATCACGCAGTTTCGCGTCGGCGGGCAGCAGGCGCGTCATAACGACGAACTGCTCGGACGGCGGCATCACCTCGTCGGGCAGGAGACGACCGGCGTTGGCGGGTTTGCCAAGGCGTTGCGCACTATTCCCATTGTGCTCGATGTTGCGCGTGATATGCGTGCGAACGCACCGCAGGCGATTCTGCTCAATTTCACCAATCCGGCTGGCATCGTCACCGAGGCGGTAGCGCGTCACGGCGGCGTGCCGGTCATTGGGCTGTGCAACAATGCGATCAATGCGCAGCGCGGCATTGCGCGCATGTGCGATGTGCCGCCGGAACAGGTGTTCATCGAGCAGGTTGGACTGAACCACCTGAACTGGATCCGGCGGGTGACGATCAATGGCGAGGACGCGACCAACGCCGTGATCGCGGCGTATGTCGAGCGTCTGCGCCACGATGACGATCCGCTCCGTTTTCCACCCCGGCTCATTCACATACTGCGCGCCATTCCGTCGTCATATCTGCGCTATTTCTATCTTACGCCGCAGATCATTGCGCGGCAGAACAGCGGCGAGCCGACCCGCGCCGAAGTGGTGATGGAAGTCGAGCGCCGACTGCTTGCGCGCTACGCCGACCCGACGCTGCGTGAGATGCCGCCGGAACTGATGGAACGCGGCGGCGCGTACTACTCGACGGCGGCTGCGGCGCTGATCGAATCGCTCTATACCGACGACAACGCCATTCACGTGGTGAATACGCGCAACAATGGCGCTATCCCCAACCTCGCCGACGATGTGGTCGTTGAAATGCCATGTGCGGTTGGGAAATGCGGCGCCACGCCCATTCCCGTTGCTCCGCTCGAGCCAGCCTTCCACGGGCTGACCTGCCAGGTGAAAGCCTATGAACTGCTCACCGTGCAGGCAGCCGTCGAGGGGAACGAAGAAGCAGCGATGCTGGCGTTACTTGCCAACCCGCTCGGTCCCGACGCGGCACACGTTGAAGCCGTTTGGGAGGACATCAAACGAACGAATCGCGGTCTGCTTCCCACTTTCGAGAGGTAA
- a CDS encoding iron-containing alcohol dehydrogenase, translating into MPPSFYPIPAIVEMPLREITEQRRVAQVASGPALAAAVRAGLRLPAAWNAEPREASEPHFENLARTVPADAEVVYGIGGGLAADAAKYVAWRHGLPLALIPTALSVDAHMTWVSGVRRDGCVTYLATGPATVVYADIPFLAAAPPHLRAAGVCDLLSIATALHDWRYAEECGMNPPEQRYTPWVAAAARAILDGTLDIADAAGRGDPAGVRELLRLLALEVQLCNVIGHSRPEEGSEHYLAYALEAHPSLGSGHAHGDLVGPAILHTAAWQCQDIAPLERALAHAGVPLDRVPEMVMQEVICELPAYVRRHRLAFSTAHNL; encoded by the coding sequence ATGCCTCCCTCTTTCTACCCGATTCCCGCCATTGTCGAGATGCCGCTGCGCGAAATCACCGAGCAGCGGCGCGTGGCGCAGGTGGCGAGCGGTCCGGCGCTCGCCGCAGCAGTGCGCGCAGGCTTGCGTCTGCCCGCTGCGTGGAACGCCGAACCGCGCGAAGCAAGCGAGCCGCACTTCGAGAACCTGGCGCGCACCGTTCCCGCCGACGCTGAGGTGGTCTATGGCATTGGCGGCGGTCTCGCGGCGGACGCTGCGAAATACGTCGCCTGGCGGCACGGGTTGCCGCTGGCGCTGATCCCAACCGCCCTCTCGGTCGATGCGCACATGACGTGGGTCAGCGGCGTCCGCCGCGATGGGTGCGTGACGTACCTCGCCACCGGTCCGGCTACGGTCGTCTATGCCGATATTCCGTTTCTGGCGGCGGCGCCGCCGCACCTGCGCGCGGCCGGCGTCTGCGACCTTCTCTCAATTGCAACGGCGCTTCACGACTGGCGCTATGCCGAAGAATGCGGTATGAACCCGCCGGAACAACGCTACACGCCGTGGGTTGCCGCTGCTGCACGGGCGATCCTCGATGGCACGCTCGACATTGCGGACGCCGCAGGGCGCGGCGATCCGGCGGGCGTGCGCGAATTGCTGCGGTTGCTGGCGCTCGAAGTGCAACTCTGCAATGTGATCGGGCATAGCCGACCGGAAGAAGGGTCGGAACACTACCTGGCATATGCGCTGGAGGCACATCCGTCGCTTGGTAGCGGCCACGCCCACGGCGATCTGGTGGGTCCGGCGATCCTGCACACGGCTGCCTGGCAGTGCCAGGACATCGCGCCGCTGGAACGGGCGCTGGCGCACGCTGGCGTGCCGCTCGACCGCGTGCCGGAAATGGTGATGCAGGAGGTGATCTGCGAACTTCCTGCGTATGTCCGGCGCCATCGCCTGGCTTTCAGCACCGCGCACAACCTGTAA